Proteins from a genomic interval of Deinococcus aestuarii:
- a CDS encoding family 78 glycoside hydrolase catalytic domain, with amino-acid sequence MSVTPAGLRCESLAGPLGLGERRPRLSWVLRADRRGVTQTAYEVFVAEDEADLTPEKALWNTGRVASAQSAHVRYDGPPLESRQRYVWKVRVWDENGDTSDWSEPGFWEMGLLNAEDWQARWVEPRQEPVTPEPPVGFFAAMGMKPRTLEEMRALPETLHPCPRLRKTFEVPGPVGRARLYATAHGLYTLHLNGERVGDRELTPENTSYPQYLMVQPYDVTGQVRVGENALGITLADGWYAGRTSATGDSLNFGDRLAVLFQLELELEDGTRLTVTSDGDMRSSLEGPFVYSDLFIGERYDARREQPGWSAPGFDDSAWSPVTLADHGYGNLVPQYGEPVRAVMTLPAVQVLTTPAGETVVDFGQVIAGRVRMTARGPAGTEVFLQHGEVLDEHGNFFQNITWRNKDQTDVYVLRGAEEETYEPTFTFHGFRYVKVMGSPGEVCPEDFTAVVLASDLPPAGTFETSDPRLNQLQSNIVWSQRGNFLSIPTDCPQRERTGWTGDIQAFAPTAVFNMGAQAFLTRWLRNVQREQLPDGQIPHFVPTTPRMQDPFGGRSSAGWGDACIIVPWVLYQDYADEGVLAENYPTMQRWLAYIEREAANGLPEGVTAEGLSPAERERQRYLWNTGFHFGDWLIPSIPNPGEGAFATKELVATCFYAYSAGLLAQVAGVLGKEEDAERYAELNCRVRRAFAEEYLSEDGRLRAHFQGVYVLALHLNMVPEERCPQVLGQLVGLIEANGDRLDTGFASVPFLLDVLSNHGRADVAYRLLFQTGCPSWLYEVERGATTIWESWRAITPDGGVNAGSYNHYAFGCVGDWMYRTLGGLQRLEPGYRHFAVRPDFGCGLTSARTAHDTVYGPAAVQWSRDGDRVTLCVTVPAGTRATVHLPGPAERVRLDGGELTDGEGVLAVETQEGEVRVTVGSGTSTFTAVLPDRRQVVASRTADPMS; translated from the coding sequence ATGAGCGTGACCCCCGCGGGGCTGCGCTGCGAGTCCCTGGCCGGGCCCCTGGGGTTGGGGGAACGTCGGCCGCGCCTGAGCTGGGTGCTCCGGGCCGACCGGCGGGGCGTGACGCAGACCGCGTACGAGGTGTTCGTCGCGGAGGACGAGGCGGACCTGACACCAGAAAAAGCTCTCTGGAACACGGGCCGCGTCGCCTCGGCGCAGTCGGCGCACGTCCGGTATGACGGCCCGCCGCTGGAATCCCGGCAGCGGTACGTCTGGAAGGTCCGGGTCTGGGATGAGAACGGAGACACGAGCGACTGGAGCGAACCCGGTTTCTGGGAAATGGGCCTCCTGAACGCGGAGGACTGGCAGGCCCGGTGGGTCGAACCCCGGCAGGAACCCGTCACGCCGGAACCGCCCGTGGGCTTCTTCGCGGCGATGGGGATGAAGCCGCGCACGCTGGAGGAGATGCGGGCACTCCCCGAGACGCTGCATCCCTGCCCACGGCTGCGCAAGACCTTCGAGGTCCCCGGTCCGGTCGGGAGGGCCAGGCTGTACGCCACCGCCCACGGCCTCTACACCCTGCACCTCAACGGGGAGCGGGTCGGCGACCGCGAGCTGACCCCGGAGAACACGTCGTACCCGCAATACCTGATGGTCCAGCCCTACGACGTGACGGGGCAGGTGCGGGTCGGCGAGAACGCCCTCGGGATCACCCTGGCCGACGGCTGGTATGCGGGGCGAACGAGCGCGACGGGGGACAGCCTCAACTTCGGCGACCGCCTCGCCGTGCTGTTCCAACTGGAATTGGAGCTGGAGGACGGCACGCGGCTGACCGTCACCTCGGACGGGGACATGCGGTCCTCGCTGGAAGGCCCCTTCGTCTACAGCGACCTGTTCATCGGGGAACGCTACGACGCGCGCCGGGAGCAGCCGGGGTGGAGCGCGCCGGGGTTCGACGACTCCGCCTGGTCCCCCGTCACGCTCGCGGACCACGGGTACGGCAACCTCGTTCCGCAATATGGGGAGCCGGTGCGCGCGGTGATGACGCTCCCCGCCGTGCAAGTCCTGACCACTCCGGCAGGGGAGACCGTGGTGGACTTCGGGCAGGTGATCGCGGGCCGGGTGCGGATGACGGCTCGCGGACCCGCCGGAACGGAAGTGTTCCTGCAACACGGCGAGGTTCTGGACGAGCACGGCAATTTCTTCCAGAACATCACCTGGCGCAACAAGGACCAGACGGACGTGTACGTGCTGCGGGGGGCGGAGGAGGAGACCTACGAGCCGACCTTCACCTTCCACGGCTTCCGGTACGTGAAGGTCATGGGGTCTCCGGGCGAGGTGTGTCCAGAAGACTTCACCGCCGTCGTCCTCGCGTCCGACCTCCCGCCCGCCGGAACGTTCGAGACGAGCGACCCGCGCCTCAACCAGCTCCAGTCGAACATCGTGTGGAGCCAGCGGGGGAACTTCCTGAGCATCCCCACCGACTGCCCGCAGCGCGAGCGGACGGGCTGGACGGGCGACATTCAGGCCTTCGCCCCCACCGCCGTGTTCAACATGGGGGCCCAGGCGTTCCTGACCCGCTGGCTCCGCAACGTGCAACGTGAGCAGTTGCCCGACGGCCAGATTCCGCACTTCGTCCCGACCACGCCCCGGATGCAGGACCCCTTCGGTGGGCGCTCCTCGGCGGGCTGGGGCGACGCCTGCATCATCGTGCCTTGGGTGCTGTACCAGGATTACGCGGACGAGGGCGTGCTGGCCGAGAACTACCCCACCATGCAGCGGTGGCTGGCGTACATCGAGCGGGAGGCGGCGAACGGGCTGCCGGAGGGCGTCACCGCCGAAGGACTCAGCCCCGCCGAGCGGGAACGGCAGCGGTACCTGTGGAACACCGGCTTTCACTTCGGGGACTGGCTCATTCCCAGCATCCCGAATCCGGGAGAGGGCGCCTTCGCCACCAAGGAACTCGTCGCCACCTGTTTCTACGCCTATTCGGCTGGGCTCCTGGCCCAGGTCGCGGGGGTCCTCGGGAAGGAAGAGGACGCCGAGCGGTACGCCGAACTCAACTGCCGGGTTCGCCGGGCCTTTGCAGAAGAGTACCTGTCGGAGGACGGGCGGCTGAGGGCGCACTTCCAGGGCGTCTACGTGCTGGCACTGCACCTGAATATGGTTCCCGAGGAGCGCTGCCCGCAGGTGCTCGGCCAGCTCGTCGGGCTCATCGAGGCGAACGGCGACCGGCTCGACACCGGCTTCGCGTCCGTGCCCTTCCTCCTCGACGTTCTGTCCAACCACGGTCGCGCGGATGTGGCGTACCGGCTGCTGTTCCAGACCGGATGCCCGTCCTGGCTCTACGAGGTGGAGCGCGGCGCGACGACGATCTGGGAGTCGTGGCGGGCGATCACGCCGGACGGGGGGGTGAACGCCGGGTCGTACAACCATTACGCCTTCGGCTGCGTGGGCGACTGGATGTACCGCACGCTGGGCGGCCTTCAGCGGCTGGAGCCGGGCTACCGGCACTTCGCGGTGCGGCCCGACTTCGGCTGCGGGCTGACCTCCGCGCGGACGGCCCACGACACCGTGTACGGCCCGGCGGCGGTCCAGTGGTCCCGGGACGGCGACCGGGTGACGCTATGCGTGACCGTCCCCGCGGGCACCCGCGCCACCGTCCACCTGCCCGGCCCCGCCGAGCGGGTGAGGCTGGACGGCGGCGAGCTGACCGACGGTGAGGGCGTCCTCGCGGTCGAGACGCAGGAGGGCGAGGTTCGGGTGACCGTCGGCAGCGGCACCTCTACCTTCACCGCCGTACTCCCCGACAGGCGCCAGGTGGTGGCGTCCCGGACGGCGGACCCGATGTCGTAG
- a CDS encoding ABC transporter substrate-binding protein, whose product MKRLVPCLTLTALLAGPAAAQGTPRTDPAKGNPAVSGTLTWLTNAPDLARPLVPSFQKVYPNVKLTVLAVPLGDLRTKITTLASANQTPADVMNVDARDLEFLARRFPNYLTDLTPWAKKYQGGFPAAYVREGTVNGKVYGLPVVNGANALWYRTDMFKKAGVNVSSIRTWDDFIAAGAKVQAANPGVKLIHWNAFGDDELSNVLFQQATGGYYFDANGDIAINTPGAQKAFTTLKRMWDGGLILNATSVDTMIGALNANRLATFALPDFWADVLPLIAPGQKGLWATAPLPGFGKPQSVDRGTTYIVVTKGSKNQAAAQAFAEWYATSGAQLRGEKVGKINAYLPGSDKVNLRNPYFASPNWASPFILGVKNVPYQRYTSDAEAARQAVIAATGSILNGTAIPAALSKAERDLANQTGRSVAR is encoded by the coding sequence GGCTGACGAACGCGCCCGACCTCGCCAGGCCGCTCGTGCCCTCTTTCCAGAAGGTGTACCCTAACGTCAAGCTCACGGTGCTCGCCGTGCCGCTGGGCGACCTGCGCACCAAGATCACCACCCTCGCCTCGGCCAACCAGACCCCGGCGGACGTGATGAACGTGGACGCGCGGGACCTGGAATTCCTGGCGCGGCGCTTCCCGAACTACCTGACCGACCTCACCCCCTGGGCGAAGAAGTACCAGGGCGGCTTTCCCGCCGCGTACGTGCGGGAGGGCACCGTCAACGGGAAGGTCTACGGCCTGCCGGTCGTCAACGGCGCCAACGCGCTGTGGTACCGCACCGACATGTTCAAGAAAGCGGGCGTCAACGTCTCGTCCATCCGGACCTGGGACGACTTCATCGCCGCCGGGGCGAAGGTGCAGGCCGCCAACCCCGGCGTGAAGCTGATCCACTGGAACGCCTTCGGGGACGACGAGCTGTCCAACGTGCTGTTCCAGCAGGCGACCGGGGGCTACTACTTCGACGCGAACGGCGACATCGCCATCAACACGCCCGGGGCGCAAAAGGCCTTCACCACCCTCAAGCGGATGTGGGACGGCGGCCTCATCCTCAACGCGACGAGCGTGGACACGATGATCGGCGCGTTGAACGCCAACCGGCTGGCGACCTTCGCCCTCCCGGATTTCTGGGCCGACGTGCTGCCCCTGATCGCGCCCGGGCAAAAGGGCCTGTGGGCCACCGCGCCCCTGCCCGGCTTCGGGAAGCCCCAGAGCGTGGACCGGGGCACGACCTACATCGTCGTCACGAAGGGGAGCAAGAACCAGGCCGCCGCCCAGGCCTTCGCCGAGTGGTACGCGACGAGCGGCGCCCAACTGCGCGGCGAGAAGGTCGGCAAGATCAATGCCTACCTGCCCGGCAGCGACAAGGTTAACCTCCGCAACCCGTACTTCGCCTCCCCCAACTGGGCGTCGCCCTTCATCCTGGGCGTGAAGAACGTGCCCTACCAGCGCTACACCAGTGACGCCGAGGCGGCGCGCCAGGCCGTCATCGCGGCGACCGGCTCCATCCTCAACGGCACGGCCATCCCCGCCGCCCTGAGCAAGGCCGAGCGCGACCTCGCCAACCAGACGGGCCGCAGCGTCGCCAGGTAG
- a CDS encoding carbohydrate ABC transporter permease produces the protein MTRRFGPGQWILFILVLLGALAAFFPFYWMFAGATRGASEVLSIPPRFDLGPRLGANFRTLVENGFLRAALNSVVLSVVTTLLTLLLSALGGYAMAAYRSRFGNLMFVLILLTLFVPAQATIIPVYKVLVGLNLLGTYWAVILPAVASPFALFYMRQGFLSFPQELAEAGRIDGANEWEVFWHIALPAVRPTLASLAVFVFLFQWNSYFWPLIVLNTPESYTLPLFMNTFSAAASIDYGALMLGLALTTLPVLLLFVFARRLFTSAVLGGAVKG, from the coding sequence ATGACCCGCCGCTTCGGCCCTGGACAGTGGATTTTGTTCATCCTGGTCCTGCTGGGGGCGCTGGCCGCCTTCTTCCCCTTCTACTGGATGTTCGCGGGGGCGACCCGCGGCGCGAGCGAGGTGCTGTCCATCCCGCCCCGCTTCGACCTGGGGCCGAGGCTGGGGGCCAACTTCCGCACCCTGGTCGAGAACGGCTTCCTGCGCGCGGCCCTCAATTCCGTCGTGCTGTCGGTCGTGACGACCCTCCTGACATTGCTGCTCAGCGCGCTGGGTGGATATGCGATGGCCGCGTACAGGTCCCGCTTCGGCAACCTGATGTTCGTGCTGATCCTGCTGACGCTGTTCGTGCCCGCGCAGGCGACGATCATCCCGGTGTACAAGGTGCTCGTCGGGCTGAACCTGCTGGGAACGTACTGGGCGGTCATTCTCCCGGCGGTCGCCTCGCCGTTCGCGCTCTTCTACATGCGGCAGGGCTTCCTGAGCTTCCCGCAGGAACTCGCCGAGGCGGGGCGGATCGACGGCGCGAACGAGTGGGAGGTGTTCTGGCACATCGCGCTGCCCGCCGTGCGGCCCACGCTGGCGTCGCTGGCGGTGTTCGTGTTCCTCTTCCAGTGGAACTCGTACTTCTGGCCCCTGATCGTGCTGAACACCCCGGAGAGCTACACGCTGCCCCTGTTCATGAACACCTTTTCGGCGGCGGCCTCCATCGACTACGGGGCGCTGATGCTGGGCCTGGCCCTCACGACGCTGCCGGTGCTGCTGCTCTTCGTGTTCGCCCGCCGCCTGTTCACCTCCGCCGTGCTGGGCGGGGCGGTCAAGGGATGA
- a CDS encoding carbohydrate ABC transporter permease, protein MTRTATSTTPPVPLRRRRRTNLAPVLFLLPVAVPLLVFTLYPIAGSLLLSFQRNLDGVDQYAGAAQYRRLLGDEVFRTAALNTAIFFVVQVPLMLFLALGVAFLLNSPRFPLRGLFQNVYFLPTVMGLATAGILFRTLLNEDLGVINYALTGMGLKGVPWSSNPWWAKVAISLLVIWRSLGFNVLIYLTALQNVPRELYEAAELDGANPWQTFTRITLPSIRPVLLFTVIMSSLATINLFDEVFVLTGGGPANGTLTLGVYLYRVAFQNFDYSYGSAVAWVIVLLAALIAAVQYLAGRRNA, encoded by the coding sequence ATGACCCGCACCGCCACGTCCACTACCCCTCCCGTCCCCTTGCGCCGCCGGAGACGAACGAACCTCGCCCCGGTGCTCTTCTTGCTCCCGGTGGCCGTGCCGCTGCTCGTCTTCACGCTGTACCCCATCGCGGGGTCGCTGCTGCTGTCCTTCCAGCGCAACCTCGACGGGGTGGACCAGTACGCGGGCGCGGCGCAGTACCGGCGGCTCCTCGGGGACGAGGTGTTCCGCACCGCGGCGCTGAACACCGCCATCTTCTTCGTGGTGCAGGTGCCGCTGATGCTGTTTCTCGCGCTGGGCGTCGCCTTTTTGCTCAACAGCCCGCGCTTCCCGCTGCGCGGCCTCTTCCAGAACGTGTACTTCCTGCCCACCGTGATGGGGCTGGCGACCGCGGGCATCCTCTTCCGCACGCTGCTGAACGAGGACCTGGGGGTCATCAACTACGCCTTGACGGGCATGGGGTTGAAAGGCGTGCCCTGGAGTTCCAACCCGTGGTGGGCGAAGGTCGCCATCAGCCTCCTCGTGATCTGGCGGTCGCTGGGCTTCAACGTGCTGATCTACCTCACCGCGCTCCAGAACGTGCCGAGGGAGCTGTACGAGGCGGCCGAACTCGACGGGGCGAACCCCTGGCAGACCTTTACGCGCATCACGCTGCCGTCCATCCGGCCCGTGCTGCTGTTCACGGTCATCATGTCCTCGCTCGCCACGATCAATCTCTTCGACGAGGTGTTCGTCCTGACGGGCGGCGGCCCTGCCAACGGCACGCTGACGCTGGGCGTGTACCTGTACCGGGTCGCCTTCCAGAACTTCGACTACAGCTACGGCAGCGCCGTCGCCTGGGTGATCGTGCTGCTCGCCGCGCTCATCGCCGCCGTTCAGTACCTGGCGGGCCGGAGGAACGCCTGA
- a CDS encoding glycoside hydrolase family 3 protein, producing the protein MTLPDLNASPFFLDDEAQAWVARTRDSLSLDEKLAQLLVPISLRLDRAQLDRFLALGVGGVSRFATLDPGALRDSAEYLQGRSRVPLLLCTDLEGGELASVGGAAGTPYPNQMAVAATDTPVFARRFGQVMGREGRAVGFNCTFSPVADLDLNPRNPIVNTRSFGSDRERVTAFCEAAIQAFQAEGVAACAKHWPGDGVDDRNQHLVTTENTLDLPGWEASYGAIYRRLIAAGVKTVMPGHITLPAYAHARGRPDEADLPATLSPLLTITLLRDELGFNGVVISDATEMGGFTSQGPRRDLVPRVIAAGCDILLFPTDVERDLEALRRGVRDGRLGEARVEEAVTRVLALKASLGLHQSTALPGADTLRAPEHLAWAEECARQAVTLVRDTQQLLPLDPSRHRRLLVIRQPQRRNGLGFPLADLRIPDLLEQAGFEVMLYTPQAQVSSDLYDALLYVVAEEALMVTPDLRLDWVELHGNPFRAMERFWDVLPTAIISLGTPYYAHEAPRCPTLVNAYSPVLPVQEAVVRALTGQQPFLGVSPVDASSALRPVQRLRDLAGREEVRR; encoded by the coding sequence ATGACGCTTCCCGATCTGAACGCATCCCCCTTCTTCCTCGACGACGAGGCGCAGGCCTGGGTGGCGCGTACCCGCGACTCGCTGAGCCTCGACGAGAAGCTCGCGCAACTGCTCGTCCCCATCAGCCTGAGGCTGGACCGCGCCCAACTCGACCGCTTCCTGGCCCTGGGCGTGGGCGGGGTGTCGCGGTTCGCCACCCTCGACCCGGGGGCCCTGCGCGACTCGGCGGAGTACCTGCAAGGGCGCAGCCGCGTGCCGTTGCTGCTCTGCACGGACCTCGAAGGTGGGGAACTCGCCTCGGTCGGCGGGGCGGCGGGCACCCCCTACCCCAACCAGATGGCGGTGGCGGCGACGGACACCCCGGTGTTCGCGCGGCGGTTCGGGCAGGTGATGGGCCGCGAGGGGCGCGCCGTCGGCTTCAACTGCACGTTCTCGCCGGTCGCCGACCTCGACCTCAACCCGCGCAATCCCATCGTGAACACCCGCTCGTTCGGCAGCGACCGGGAGCGGGTGACGGCGTTCTGCGAGGCGGCGATCCAGGCCTTCCAGGCCGAGGGGGTGGCCGCCTGCGCCAAGCACTGGCCGGGCGACGGGGTGGACGACCGCAACCAGCACCTCGTCACGACCGAGAACACGCTCGACCTGCCGGGTTGGGAGGCGAGCTACGGGGCGATCTACCGCCGCCTGATCGCGGCGGGCGTGAAGACGGTCATGCCCGGCCACATCACCCTGCCCGCCTACGCCCACGCGCGGGGAAGGCCCGACGAGGCCGACCTGCCCGCCACCCTCTCCCCGCTGCTGACAATCACGCTGCTGCGGGACGAACTGGGCTTCAACGGCGTGGTGATCTCGGACGCGACCGAGATGGGCGGCTTCACCTCGCAGGGACCGCGGAGGGACCTCGTGCCCCGGGTCATCGCGGCGGGCTGCGACATCCTGCTCTTTCCCACCGACGTGGAGCGCGACCTGGAGGCCCTGCGCCGGGGCGTGCGGGACGGGCGGCTGGGCGAGGCGCGGGTGGAGGAGGCGGTCACGCGCGTACTGGCCCTCAAGGCGTCGCTGGGGTTACACCAGAGCACCGCCCTGCCGGGTGCCGACACCCTCCGTGCCCCGGAGCATCTCGCCTGGGCGGAGGAGTGCGCCCGGCAGGCCGTGACGCTGGTCCGCGATACTCAACAGCTCCTGCCGCTCGACCCCTCAAGGCACCGCCGCCTGCTCGTCATCCGCCAGCCCCAGCGCAGGAACGGCCTGGGGTTCCCCCTCGCCGACCTGCGCATCCCCGACCTGTTGGAACAGGCGGGCTTCGAGGTCATGCTCTACACGCCGCAGGCGCAGGTCAGCTCCGACCTCTACGACGCCCTGCTGTACGTGGTGGCCGAGGAGGCGCTGATGGTCACCCCGGACCTTCGGCTGGACTGGGTGGAGCTGCACGGCAATCCCTTCCGGGCGATGGAACGGTTCTGGGACGTGCTGCCGACGGCGATCATCTCGCTTGGCACGCCGTACTACGCGCACGAGGCGCCGCGCTGCCCGACGCTCGTCAACGCCTACTCGCCGGTGCTGCCGGTGCAGGAGGCGGTGGTGCGCGCCCTGACGGGGCAGCAGCCGTTCCTGGGGGTGAGTCCGGTGGACGCCTCGTCGGCGCTGCGACCGGTGCAGAGGCTTCGGGACCTCGCGGGGAGAGAGGAAGTCCGCAGATGA